The Trichosurus vulpecula isolate mTriVul1 chromosome 4, mTriVul1.pri, whole genome shotgun sequence genome contains a region encoding:
- the HCN3 gene encoding potassium/sodium hyperpolarization-activated cyclic nucleotide-gated channel 3, which translates to MDSEQRPAAATAGAGDGGTPGLEAVPPPAPGPAAAVPGPSPVPGPEPGPGPMRRQLGALLQPAVNKFSLRVFGSHKAVEIEQERVKSAGAWIIHPYSDFRFYWDLIMLLLMVGNLIVLPVGITFFKEENSPPWIVFNVLSDTFFLLDLVLNFRTGIVVEEGAEILLAPHAIRTRYLRTWFLVDLISSIPVDYIFLVVELEPRLDAEVYKTARALRIVRFTKILSLLRLLRLSRLIRYIHQWEEIFHMTYDLASAVVRIFNLIGMMLLLCHWDGCLQFLVPMLQDFPPDCWVSINHMVNHSWGRQYSHALFKAMSHMLCIGYGQQAPQGMPDVWLTMLSMIVGATCYAMFIGHATALIQSLDSSRRQYQEKYKQVEQYMSFHKLPADTRQRIHEYYEHRYQGKMFDEESILGELSEPLREEIINFTCRGLVAHMPLFAHADPSFVTAVLTKLRFEVFQPGDLVVREGSVGRKMYFIQHGLLSVLTRGARDTRLTDGSYFGEICLLTRGRRTASVRADTYCRLYSLSVDHFNAVLEEFPMMRRAFETVAMDRLHRIGKKNSLLQRKRSEPSPGSGGGGVMEQHLVQHDRDMARGVRGLAPGTGARLSGKPVLWEPLVHAPLQAAAVTSNVAIALTHHRAPLPLSPDSPAVLLARSARRSAGSPASPLVPARGPPLLARGPWASTSRLPAPAARTLHASLSRAGRSQVSLLGPPPGGGGRRLGPRGRPLSASQPSLPHRAAGEGSPGRKGSGGDRLPPSGLLSRIPGTAQPLRPPASDPGTTRGPQLPANM; encoded by the exons ATGGATTCCGAGCAGCGGCCCGCGGCAGCAACGGCGGGTGCGGGAGACGGAGGAACCCCGGGGCTGGAGGCGGTCCCCCCGCCTGCCCCCGGCCCGGCTGCCGCCGTCCCAGGACCCTCGCCCGTGCCGGGGCCTGAACCGGGGCCCGGGCCGATGAGGCGGCAGCTCGGGGCCCTGCTGCAGCCAGCCGTCAACAAGTTCTCCCTCCGGGTGTTCGGCAGCCACAAGGCGGTGGAGATAGAGCAGGAGCGGGTCAAGTCAGCTGGAGCCTGGATCATCCATCCCTACAGCGACTTTAG ATTTTACTGGGACCTGATCATGCTACTATTAATGGTGGGGAATCTTATTGTCCTCCCCGTGGGCATCACCTTTTTCAAGGAGGAAAACTCCCCACCCTGGATTGTCTTCAATGTCCTCTCTGACACCTTTTTCCTGCTGGATCTGGTGCTGAACTTCAGGACAGGGATTGTGGTGGAAGAAGGGGCAGAGATTCTTCTGGCTCCCCATGCCATCCGCACTCGCTACCTCCGCACCTGGTTTCTGGTGGATCTCATCTCCTCCATTCCAGTGGACTACATCTTCCTTGTGGTTGAGTTGGAACCACGATTGGATGCTGAGGTTTACAAGACAGCCCGGGCCCTTCGAATTGTGCGTTTCACCAAGATCCTTAGCCTTCTTCGGCTGCTCCGCCTCTCCCGCCTCATCCGATACATCCACCAGTGGGAGGAG ATCTTTCACATGACCTATGACCTGGCCAGTGCTGTGGTTCGGATCTTCAATCTCATTGGGATGATGCTACTGTTGTGTCACTGGGATGGCTGCCTACAATTCCTGGTCCCAATGCTCCAGGACTTTCCTCCTGACTGCTGGGTCTCCATCAACCACATGGTG aACCACTCGTGGGGCCGCCAATATTCTCATGCCCTCTTCAAAGCCATGAGCCACATGCTATGCATAGGCTATGGGCAACAAGCACCTCAGGGCATGCCAGATGTCTGGCTCACCATGCTTAGCATGATTGTGGGTGCCACGTGCTATGCCATGTTCATTGGTCATGCCACTGCCCTCATCCAGTCTCTTGACTCATCCCGTCGTCAGTATCAAGAGAAG TATAAGCAGGTGGAGCAGTACATGTCCTTCCACAAACTGCCGGCTGATACCCGTCAGCGAATCCATGAGTACTATGAACATCGCTACCAGGGAAAAATGTTTGATGAAGAGAGCATCCTGGGAGAGCTGAGCGAGCCACTGCGTGAG GAGATCATTAACTTCACTTGTAGGGGCCTGGTGGCCCACATGCCCCTGTTTGCTCATGCTGACCCCAGCTTCGTTACTGCTGTGCTCACCAAACTTCGATTTGAGGTCTTTCAACCAGGTGACCTCGTGGTACGTGAGGGCTCAGTGGGCAGAAAGATGTACTTCATCCAACATGGACTACTCAGTGTGCTGACCCGTGGTGCCCGGGACACTCGTCTCACTGATGGCTCTTACTTTGGCG aAATCTGCCTACTGACTAGGGGCAGGCGAACAGCTAGCGTGAGGGCTGACACCTATTGTCGCCTCTACTCACTCAGTGTGGACCACTTTAATGCTGTGCTAGAGGAATTCCCCATGATGCGGAGAGCCTTTGAGACAGTGGCCATGGACAGGCTGCACCGAATTG GAAAGAAAAATTCCCTGCTTCAGCGGAAGCGTTCAGAACCCAGTCcaggaagtggtggtggtggagtcATGGAACAGCATCTGGTACAGCATGACCGGGACATGGCCCGGGGAGTGAGGGGGCTGGCCCCGGGCACTGGTGCTCGCCTGAGTGGGAAGCCGGTGCTGTGGGAGCCCCTGGTCCATGCCCCACTGCAGGCGGCTGCAGTCACCTCAAACGTGGCCATTGCTCTAACCCACCATCGGGCccctctgcccctctccccagACTCTCCTGCTGTTCTTCTTGCTCGCTCTGCTCGACGCTCAGCTGGCTCACCAGCCTCACCGCTGGTGCCTGCTCGGGGACCCCCTTTGTTGGCTCGAGGGCCTTGGGCATCCACGTCCCGCCTACCTGCACCAGCAGCCCGAACTCTTCATGCCAGCTTATCCCGGGCAGGACGCTCGCAGGTTTCCCTGTTAGGTCCCCCACCTGGTGGGGGTGGACGTCGGCTAGGGCCCAGGGGACGTCCACTTTCAGCATCACAACCATCACTTCCTCACCGAGCAGCTGGGGAGGGCTCCCCTGGGCGCAAGGGCTCAGGAGGTGATCGCTTGCCCCCCTCGGGGCTCTTATCTAGGATCCCAGGCACCGCCCAACCCCTCAGGCCTCCTGCCTCTGATCCAGGTACCACAAGGGGCCCCCAACTTCCTGCTAATATGTGA